The proteins below come from a single Geobacillus thermoleovorans genomic window:
- a CDS encoding bifunctional metallophosphatase/5'-nucleotidase — MKNSKRWGRRVLSALAVAAVLAAAPVGAAGNGKSKGKPPASSHRYIEVQLLGINDFHGQLNVTRKVGGREVGRADYLAAYLKQREAENKNTLLVHAGDAVGASPPVSALLEDEPTIEVLNKLGFDVGTLGNHEFDEGVAEMLRLIHGGYHPATGDFAGADFPYVSANVVDAQTGKPILPPYVIKRVNGMPIGLIGVTLTETPTIVTPSGVAGVKFIDEATAINKAVRELKKKGVQTIVVLAHNPGVSNPDGTNASGEIVDIAKNVDDEVDVIFAGHNHAYLNAVVDGKLLVQSYSYGTAFSDVDLKIDPRTKDVVAKKAEIVTTYHDGITPDPEIRALVEKYEAKVAPLVNQVVGTAAETITDEQNESGESALGNLIADAQRAAMKTDFAFMNPGGIRADIEQGEVTWGELYNVQPFNNQLVKMTLTGAQIRQLLNQQWQPTQTRMLQISGLRYTWSASKPVGEKVIDIQLPDGTPLKPDAEYTVTVNSFLADGGDGFTVLTHGTNREVGPVDLDALVSYIRGLEQPFSARIEGRINRLP; from the coding sequence ATGAAGAATTCCAAACGATGGGGAAGACGGGTGCTATCCGCATTGGCTGTTGCAGCGGTGCTGGCCGCGGCTCCAGTTGGGGCGGCAGGGAACGGGAAAAGCAAGGGGAAGCCGCCTGCTTCTTCGCACCGTTATATTGAGGTGCAGCTGTTAGGCATTAACGACTTCCACGGCCAGTTGAATGTGACGAGAAAAGTCGGCGGGCGGGAAGTTGGACGGGCTGATTATTTAGCCGCTTATTTGAAACAGCGGGAGGCGGAAAACAAAAATACGCTGCTCGTCCATGCCGGCGATGCGGTTGGCGCCAGCCCGCCGGTATCGGCGCTGCTAGAGGACGAGCCGACGATCGAAGTGCTCAATAAGCTCGGCTTTGACGTCGGCACCCTTGGCAACCATGAGTTTGATGAAGGAGTAGCGGAAATGCTCCGCTTGATCCATGGCGGATATCACCCGGCGACCGGCGATTTCGCCGGAGCAGATTTTCCGTACGTGAGCGCCAACGTCGTTGATGCGCAAACGGGAAAGCCGATTCTCCCGCCATATGTGATTAAGCGGGTCAACGGCATGCCGATCGGATTGATCGGCGTCACGCTCACGGAAACACCAACGATTGTGACGCCAAGCGGCGTCGCGGGAGTCAAGTTCATCGATGAAGCAACAGCGATTAACAAAGCGGTCCGGGAACTGAAGAAAAAAGGGGTGCAAACGATCGTCGTTCTCGCCCATAACCCAGGCGTATCCAATCCGGATGGGACAAACGCAAGCGGGGAAATTGTCGATATCGCCAAAAATGTCGATGATGAAGTCGATGTGATTTTCGCCGGTCATAACCATGCCTATTTAAATGCGGTTGTGGACGGCAAGCTGCTCGTTCAGTCGTATTCGTACGGCACGGCGTTTTCTGATGTCGATTTGAAAATCGACCCGCGTACGAAAGACGTCGTCGCCAAAAAAGCGGAGATCGTGACGACCTATCATGACGGCATCACTCCGGACCCGGAAATCCGTGCCCTCGTCGAAAAATATGAAGCGAAAGTGGCGCCGCTTGTCAATCAAGTCGTCGGCACAGCAGCCGAAACGATCACCGATGAACAAAACGAAAGCGGCGAGTCCGCCTTGGGCAATTTGATCGCCGATGCCCAGCGGGCGGCGATGAAAACCGATTTTGCCTTTATGAACCCGGGCGGCATTCGCGCCGATATTGAACAAGGCGAAGTGACGTGGGGCGAATTGTACAACGTTCAGCCGTTCAACAACCAGCTCGTGAAAATGACGCTCACCGGCGCGCAAATCCGCCAGCTTTTGAATCAACAATGGCAGCCAACCCAAACGCGCATGCTGCAAATCTCCGGCCTCCGCTATACATGGAGCGCCAGCAAGCCGGTCGGAGAAAAAGTCATTGACATTCAGCTTCCTGACGGCACACCGCTAAAACCGGACGCCGAGTACACGGTGACAGTCAACAGCTTCCTCGCCGACGGCGGCGATGGGTTCACGGTGTTGACGCATGGGACAAACCGCGAGGTCGGCCCGGTCGATTTGGATGCCCTTGTCTCGTATATTCGCGGTCTTGAGCAACCGTTCTCAGCACGGATCGAGGGGCGGATCAACCGGCTTCCGTAA